The genomic window GCTGCTCGACGATTTCGACGTACAAGTCGCCCGCAGGACCGCCGCCGGGGCCGACCTCGCCTTGCGACGCCAGCCTGATGCGCATTCCGTTGCTGACCCCGACGGGAACCTTCACCGAGATGTCGCGACGCGAACGCACGCGGCCGTCGCCTGCGCACTTGCGGCACGGGTCGGGGATGGTCTCGCCTGCGCCGCGACACGTCGGGCAGGGACGTGACGTCATGACCTGGCCGAGGAACGAGCGCTGGACCGATTGAACCTCGCCCGCGCCGCCACACGTCTCACAACGAACGGGCTTGGAGTCACCGTTGGTTCCGGAACCGGTACACAGATCACACAGAATCGCGGTGTCGACGGTAATGTGCTTGGTGACACCCGATGCACATTCGTCGAGCGTCAGCCTCGTTCGCAGGAGGGAATCCGCCCCCGGCTGAGTTCGTCCACGTGGACCACGGCTCGCACCGCCGGCGCCACCGCCGAAGAACGCTTCGAACACATCACCAAGGCCACCGCCGAACCCGGCGCCGCCGAATCCACCGCCCCCGCCTCCACCTTGCTGAAGCGGGTCGCCGCCGAGGTCGACGACACGGCGCTTCTCCGGATCCGACAGCACCTCGTAAGCGGTCGAGATCTCCTTGAACCGAGCCTGAGCGGCCTCGTCCGGATTCACATCGGGGTGGAGTTCGCGGGCCAGCTTGCGGTAGGCGCGCTTGATCTCCTGGTCGGTGGCCTTCTGACCGACGCCGAGTGTTCCGTAATAGTCCCGTGCCACGTAAGTCTCTTTCGTTCAGGTCGTTGTAGTTGAGTCAAGTCCGTCGTGATGATCGACCACGCCGTCGATCGAATACGTTGTGCACTGCCGTCGTGCACCGATGCCGAAATCTTCAGCGTTCCGCGAGGACCTCGCCGATGTATCTGGCAACGGCTGCGACCGATGCAATTGTTCCTGGGTAGTCCATTCGCGTGGGCCCGAGCACACCCATTCCTCCCAGCACCATGCCAGCCGAACCGTAACCAGTGGAAATCACCGAGGTTCCACGCATCTCCTCGACCTGGGTTTCCTCGCCGATGCGCACCGTCACAGTCCTGGTGTCCTGCGTCACAGCCAGCAGTTTCAGTACTACCACCTGCTCCTCCAGCGCTTCGAGAACTGCGCGGAGCGAGCCCGGAAAACCTGCATCTCCGGCGAAGTCGGCCGCGTTGCGGGTCAGGTTCGCAGTCCCGCCCAACACCAGCCGCTCCTCGGGGTGTTCGACGAGCGATTCGATCAGCACGGACGCCGATCTGATCGTCGCGTTGCGCAGTGACGCCGGTGCGTTCTCGGCGAGTTCTGCCACCGCAGCCGATGCCGCAGCCAGGCGCTTGCCCTCGAGCGCGCCGCCGAGAAGTCGACGCAACTGCGAGAGCTCCTCGTCGTCGATGACGTCGCCGAGCTCGACGATGCGCTGGTCGACACGACCGGAATCCGTGATGAGAACCATGAGCAAGCGTGCCGGGGTGAGCGCGACGATCTCGAGGTGGCGAACCGAGGACACCGACAGAGTTGGATACTGAACGACGGCTACCTGACGCGTCAGCTGCGCCAGCAACCTCACACCGCGTCGAAGCACGTCGTCGAGATCGACACCGTTCTCGAGGAATTCCAGAATCGCGCGACGTTCGGCAGGTGACAGCGGTTTGACGTCGGCGATGCGATCGACGAACTGCCGGTATCCCTTGTCCGTCGGCACGCGACCCGAGCTGGTGTGCGGCTGCGCGATGTAGCCCTCTGCCTCGAGGACCGCCATGTCGTTGCGCACAGTTGCGCTGGACACGCCCAGGTTGTGGCGTTCGACCAATGCACGTGAGCCGACGGGTTCCTGAGTGGAGACGTAGTCGGCGACGATCGCGCGCAAAACCTCGAACCGCCTGTCGTCCGTACTCGACATTGTCTTCGATCCCCCTCCGATCCGTTCTCCGTCACGTGCAGCCCGCCAAGGGCGAGGTCGTCGCCCGAGTCTAGTAGCCGTCGAACGATCACCGCTTCAAGGCCTTAGTGTGGTGCGGTGGCCTATTCGACTCCGACGACGTTCACCTCATGATCTTCAAGGGCGTTCGCGACGGTAAGCCGTACCCGGAGCATGGTCTGTCCTTACGCGATTGGTCGAAGATTCCCCCACGTCAGTTGCGGCTCGATGAGATCGTGACGACGACGAAAGTTCTCGAACTCGACCGTCTGCTGTCCGAGGACTCGACGTTCTACGGCGACCTGTTTCCCCATGCCGTGCACTACCGAGGTGTGGTGTACCTCGAGGACGGCCTACACCGCGCGGTGCGGGCTGCGCTGCGGAACCGCACAGTCCTGCACGCGAGGGTGTTCGATTACGACTTTCTCGCGGCGACGCCGCCCGTGCACGAATAATTACGTCCGGCGGTAACTACGCACGCACGATGCAAGTCTCGAGCCGTGCGTGCGTAGTTACGCCCCGCGGTAACTACGCACGCACGGGCGGCTACGCCGCAATCCCACGGGCGGCTACGCCGCAATCCCACGGGCGGCTACGCCGCAATCGCGCGCACCACAGCGTCGGCGAGCAGCCGTCCCCGATCGGTCAGGACGTAGTTCTCACCCTCCACGACCATGAGACCATCCGCGACGACCTGGTCCGCTGCACGGCGTTCCGAGTCGTCGAGCGCAGCCGCGGACAGACCGGTCCTGAGTCTGATTTCGAGCATGAGCTGTTCGAGGTGCCGGTCCCCGGCGGTCAGTAACTCGCTGCCCGCCACCGGAAGCTCACCCGACACCAACTGCTCTGCATATCGGGCGGGGTGCTTGACGTTCCAGAAGCGGGTGCCGCCGATGTGGCTGTGCGCGCCGGGACCTGCACCCCACCAGTCGCCGCCATCCCAGTAGCCGATGTTGTGCTTGCATTCGGCGTCTCGACCCGTAGCCCAGTTGGACACCTCGTACCAGTGCAGACCCGCCTCGGAAAGCACCGAATCGATGCGCTCGTATCTGCTGGCGAGCACATCGTCGTCCGGCATCGGAAGCTCGCCCCGGCGGACTTTCCTAGCCATTGCGGTGCCGTCCTCGACGATGAGCGCGTAGGCGGACACGTGGTCGACGCCTGCTTCCAGTACCGCAGCCAGCGACGCGTCCAGATCGACGTCGCGTTCGCCGGGGGTGCCGTAGATGAGGTCCAGGTTGACGTGATCGAACCCCGCCGCCCGCGCTTCCTTCGCCGCAGCAACCGCACGGCCAGGGGTATGCGTTCTGTCCAGAACTGCCAACACGTGCGGCGCGGCGGACTGCATGCCCAGGGAAATCCGGGTGAAGCCGGCGGAGTGCAGCTGCTCGAAGAACTCCGGTGATGTCGATTCCGGGTTCGATTCGGTGGTGACCTCGGCGTCCGTGGTGAGCCCGAAACTCCCGCGGACGGCGTCGAGCACGTCGGTCAATCCACTTCCGCCGAGCAACGAGGGCGTCCCGCCCCCGACGAACACCGTGTCGGCCGTGGGGACGTGCCCGGCCCGCTCGCTCATCAACGCGGCCGCAGCACCGAGTTCGCGACGGAGCCCTTCCATCCACGACTGCGGCGACGCGGAAGTTCCCAGCTCACCGGCCGTGTAGGTGTTGAAATCGCAGTATCCGCACCGAGTAGCGCAGAAGGGGACATGGACGTAGATCCCGAACGGCCGTCGTCCCACGCCCTCGAATGCCGCGTCGGGCAATTCGAGATGGGCGGTGGGTGCAGCCAGAAGATTCACCGGTCCAGTCTCCCAGAAGCCGCTACACTCCCCCGCCACCGATGCGATCGAAAACTTTTCACCTGCTCTGCCAGCCTATTTACCTTCGATTTGGGGTAAATAGCGCTACCGCGGTCGGACCTGGGCTTAGGCCGTGGCACAATGGTCACCGTGACTGACTCTGGGATCCCCCTCGTGGCGCGCCGCCATGTAGATCTCAAGCGTGTTTGCAGTTCGTCGTGTCGTTGTTGTCGAGCATGTAGCTGAGCTCTGCGCCAGCCCGCTCGACCCGGCCTACAGCAGCACATTTCTCGTCAGACCCAAGATCCGTCCGGATGAGCGTGCACGCGGTGAGAATCAGCCCTCTCTCCGCAGCCGCCCGGGAGTCGAAAGATCCAGGAGCACATCGATGTCGTCGACCACCGACGCGGCAACGCCCGCCGCATCGTCCGACCCCGCGCGCGTTGCCCCGAGGGAACGCACCGCTCGTCCGACGAAGCGCAGGGCCGAGGGCCAGTGGGCACTCGGTTATCGTGAGCCGCTGAACGCGAACGAGCAGGCGAAGAAGGACGACAACCCGCTCAACGTTCGCGCCCGCATCGAGAACATCTACTCGAAACAGGGCTTCGACAGCATCGACAAGGGCGACCTACGCGGCCGCTTCCGCTGGTGGGGTCTTTACACCCAGCGTGAGCAGGGCTACGACGGCACGTTCACCGGCGACGAGAATCTCGACCTGCTCGAAGCCCGGTACTTCATGATGCGCATCCGGTGCGACGCTGGAGCGCTCAACGTCGAGCAGCTCCGTACTCTCGCCGGTATCTCGAAGGACTTCGGTCGCGACACCGCCGACTTGTCCGATCGCGAGAACGTTCAGTACCACTGGATCGAGGTCGAAAACGTCCCCGAGATCTGGCGTCGCATCGAAGCAGTGGGTCTGAAGACGACCGAGGCCTGCGGCGACTGCCCACGCGTCGTGCTCGGGTCCCCGTTGGCTGGCGAAGCCGTGGACGAGATCCTGGACCCGACCCCCGCTATCGACCAGATCGTCGAGCGCTACATCGGCAAGCCGGAGTACTCGAACCTCCCACGCAAGTTCAAGACGGCGATCTCCGGACTCCAGGACGTCGTTCACGAGATCAACGACGTCGCCTTCATCGGCGTCAACCACCCCGAACACGGCCCTGGCCTCGACCTCTGGGTCGGCGGCGGTCTGTCCACCAACCCGATGCTGGCGCAGCGCGTCGGCGTCTGGGTGCCGCTCGCCGAAGTCCCCGACGTGTGGGAGGGCGTTGTGTCGATCTTCCGCGACTACGGCTACCGCCGTCTGCGCGCGAAGGCCCGGCTCAAGTTCCTCATCAAGGACTGGGGCATCGAGAAGTTCCGCCAGGTGCTCGAAGACGAGTACCTGCATCGCAAGCTCATCGACGGGCCCGCACCCGAGAAGCCCTCACGTCCGCGTGATCACGTCGGCATTCAGAAGCTGAAAAACGGGCTCAACGCGGTCGGCGTCGCGCCCATCGCTGGACGCGTCTCCGGCACGATCCTGGGTCAGGTCGCCGACGCTGCCGAGAAGGCAGGCTCGGACCGCATCCGCTTCACGCCGTACCAAAAGCTCATCGTGCTCGACGTGCCCGACGACAAGCTCGAAGCACTGATCAGCGATCTGGACGCGCTGGGTCTCCCGGCCAGGCCGTCGCACTGGCGCAAGAACCTGATGGCCTGCAGCGGGATCGAATTCTGCAAGCTGTCGTTCGCCGAAACCCGAAAGCGTTCACAGGTTCTCGTCCCCGAACTCGAGCAGCGCCTAGCCGACATCAACAGCCAGCTCGACGTCCCGGTGACCATCAACATCAACGGATGCCCCAACTCGTGTGCGCGGTCGCAGATCGCCGATATCGGATTCAAGGGGATGTTGGTCGACGACGGCGACGGGAATCAGGTCGAGGGCTTCCAGGTTCACCTAGGAGGCAGCCTCGGACTGGACAGTGCATTCGGGCGCAAGTTGCGTCAGCACAAGGTCAACAGCACCGAGCTGGGAGATTACATCGACAGAGTGGTGCGGAATTTCGTGAAGCACCGCGAAGACGGCGAACGGTTCGCTCAGTGGGCCGTACGAGCAGACGAGGCGGATTTGCGATGAGTACCCGTATGGATTTGTCGGTCGACGAGCTGAAGGCGATCGCCGAGCGCGGCGCCCGTGAACTCGACGGCGCGAACGCCGTCGAGCTTCTCGAGTGGACCGAACGTGAGTTCGGAAAGAACTTCATCGTCGCGTCGAACATGCAGGATGCCGTTCTGGTTCACCTTGCAGCACAGGTGCGTCCGGGTGTCGACGTCTTGTTCCTCGATACCGGCTACCACTTCGCCGAGACCATCGGCACCCGCGACGCCGTCGAGGCTGTCTACGGCGTCAACATCATCAACGCGCGTGCGGATCTCACTGTCCCGCAGCAGGATGCGATCGAGGGCAAGGACCTGTTCGCGCGCGAGCCGAACCGGTGCTGCGCCATGCGCAAGGTCGCACCGCTCAAGAAGGAACTGGCGAACTACAGCGCCTGGGTCACCGGCATTCGACGGGTCGAGGCCCCCACCCGGGCCAACGCGCCCCTCGTTTCGTTCGACGACGCATTCGGACTGGTGAAGATCAATCCGATCGCCGCATGGTCCGACGACGACATGCAGCGTTACATCGACGAACACTCCATCCTCGTCAACCCGCTCGTCGACGAAGGATATCCCTCGATCGGGTGCGCACCGTGCACCGTCAAGCCCGCCCCCGGCGCCGATCCGCGTAGCGGTCGGTGGGCCGGTAAGGCCAAAACGGAATGTGGGTTGCACGCCTCATGACATCGACATCGACAGTGCTGTCCGAGCGCACCACCATCGACAGCGACCGTTTCGACACCCTCGACGCTCTCGAATCGGAAGCCATTCACATCTTTCGAGAGGTTGCCGGCGAGTTCGAGCGGCCGGTCATCCTGTTCTCCGGCGGCAAGGACTCGACGGTCCTGCTGCACCTGGCGATCAAGGCGTTCTGGCCTGCCCCGCTGCCGTTCACGCTGCTCCACGTCGACACCGGCCACAACCTGCAGGAGGTGTTGGACTTCCGCGACTACGTCGTGGCCAAGTACAACCTGCGCCTGCATGTCGCCAGCGTGGAGGACTACATCGCCGACGGCCGTCTCACCGAGCGCCCGGACGGAATTCGTAACCCGTTGCAGACCGTGCCCCTGTTGGACTCCATCTCGGAGAACCGCTTCGATGCAATCTTCGGCGGAGCCCGTCGCGACGAGGAACGTGCGCGCGCCAAGGAGCGAATCTTCTCTTTGCGCAACGCCTTCGGCCAGTGGGACCCCAAGAAGCAGCGTCCCGAGCTGTGGAATCTGTACAACGGCAAGCACTCACCGGGTGAGCAGGTGCGAGTGTTTCCACTGAGCAACTTCACCGAACTCGACATCTGGCGCTACATTGCCCGCGAAAACGTCGAACTCGCCAGCATCTACTACGCCCACCAGCGCCCGGTCTACCAGCGTGACGGTATGTGGATGACGCCCGGCGTGTGGGGTGGTCCCACCGAATCGGAAGAGTTGCAGACCCTCTCGGTGCGCTACCGCACCGTCGGCGACGGATCCACCACCGGCGCTGTTCTGTCGGACGCCGCCGACAACGAGGCAATTCTGGCCGAAGTGGCCGCATCCCGCCTCACCGAACGCGGCGCAACCCGCGGTGACGACCGCGTCTCCGAGGCAGCCATGGAAGACCGCAAGCGCGAAGGATACTTCTGATGGGCTCACAGCTTCTACGTCTCGCCACCGCAGGCAGTGTCGACGACGGCAAGTCCACCCTGGTCGGGCGGTTGCTGTACGACACGAAATCCGTTCTAGCCGACCAGATCGACGCCGTCACCCGCGCGTCCGTGGACCGCGGCCTCAGCACTCCCGACCTGTCGTTGCTCGTCGACGGCTTGCGTGCCGAGCGCGAACAGGGCATCACCATCGACGTGGCGTACCGCTACTTCGCTACGCCTGCGCGCTCGTTCGTACTCGCCGATACCCCGGGACACGTTCAGTACACCCGCAATACCGTGTCCGGCGCCTCGACGGCTCAGCTTGTCATTCTCCTCGTCGATGCCCGTAAAGGCGTCATCACCCAGACCCGCAGGCACGCCGCGGTTCTCGCACTTCTCGGAGTACCCAAGCTGGTTCTCGCCGTCAACAAGATCGACCTCGTCCCCGACCCGGCTCAGGTGTTTGCGGACATCTCCGCGGAATTCAACTCCCTGACGAGTTCGCTGGGGTGGGCAACCGAGGACGTCACCGAGATTCCCGTCTCTGCGCTGCACGGCGACAACGTCGCTGTGCGTTCGACGAACACCCCGTACTACGACGGGCCCACCCTGATCGAACATCTCGAGTCGGTGCCGGTCGATGCCGAACCTCATCGCGTCGGTCTCAGGTTCCCCGTCCAGTACGTCATTCGCCCTCGCACGGCAGAATTCCCGGACTACCGCGGTTACGCCGGACAGGTCGCGGCAGGCACCGTATCCCCCGGCGACGAGGTACTCGTTCTTCCGTCGGGCACCCGGACCACTGTCGAGCGCATCGACACCGCCGACGGCGTACTCGCAACCGCGAATGCCGGCCGAAGCGTCACCCTGATCCTCGCCGACGACGTCGACGTCTCGCGCGGCGACACCATCGTCTCCCCACAGGATGCGCCGGAGCCCATCGGCGAATTCGACGCCACCGTGTGCTGGCTCGCCGAGAAGCCTCTACGCGCCGGTGCCCGCCTGCTTCTCAAGCACGGCACTCGAACGACTCAAGCCATTGTCGGCACGTTGGTGGAAAAGTTCGACGAGCAGAACCTCACAGCAGACCCCTCACCGGAGTCCTTGGAGCTCAACGACATCGGCCGAATCTCTGTTCGCGTGGCCGAGCCGATCGTCGCCGATGACTATGCCGTCAATCGCCATACCGGCAGCTTCCTGCTGATCGACCCGGCAGGCGGAAATACGCTCGCCGCAGGTCTCGTCGGCGATGCTCTGTCGGCGGTCGAACTCGGAACCGCCGCGCCTGCAGTTGTATGAACACCCTGATTGCCGTCGGACACGGCAGCCGCGATCCACGCTCCGAGCGCACCGTGGCAGCCGTCGTCCGACAGGTCCGCCGTCGACGTCCCGATCTCGACGTACGCGTGGCATTCCTGGACTTGACGTCTCCCAGCGTCGACGAGGTGTTGAACGAGGTTGCCTCCGAAGGTATCCGGTCAGCTGTGCTTGTACCGTTGTTGCTGGGGAACGCATTTCACGCACGTGTCGACCTGCCAGCTCTGCTGGACGCAGCGCGAGCTCGACATCCGCATCTGGTGCTGGTCCAGGCCGAGGTTCTCGGTGACGATCCGCGGTTGATCGCTGCTGTGCGGGCCCGCATCGTCCAGTCAGGTGTCGACATAGCCGACGCCGGGGTCGGCGTCTTGCTGACAGCTGTCGGCTCCTCGCACGCTCCTGCCAATCAACGGACACGAGCATTGGCAGAACGCCTGCTGTCGGGCACTGCGTGGACCACTGCCGTGACCTGCTTTGCAACTGCTCGGGATCCGCAGCCGGCCGAAGCGTTGGCCCGCATCGAAGCGGCAGGCGCCGATCGAATCGTCGTCGCACCTTGGTTTCTCGCGCCCGGCCTGTTGACGGACCGGGTATTCGACATCGTCGACGAGCTGATGCCGTCAGCCGTGCGTGCAGGCGTGCTGGGCGACCATCCGCTCGTCGCCGACGTGGTGTCGAGCCGTTACGAGACTGCGGCACTGACGGTCTCGACAAGAATCACCGCCTGACGTCAGCCTAGGATCGACGAGTCCTCCACCGTCCGCTGATACGTGTACAACGTGGTGACCAGGCAGACGACGGTCGCCGCGATCAACACCTGAGGTCCAGTGATGAACACACTCATCACGCCGCCGATCACCGCACCCAGTGTGAACCCTGCATAGAGCAGGAAATATTCGAGCCAGTCTTTTGCGGATCCACCACTGATGTGCCGTTCGATCCCCTGCCCCATCTTGACCAATGTGCCAGTGACGTAGCTGAGTGGAATCGACACCTCACCGTTCTTCACGAACGACGTATTCAGTGCGCCCATTGCGAACGAGATGAAGAGGATCGGTACGAATTGCACCTGCGGCGCACTCCACCCGCTCAAGATCACGTCGACCACCGACGCGATCGCCAAGGCAATCGTCGTGAGAACTGTCGCGCCGTGTGGATGGTCTTTCCACAGATGTCGCCTGCACAGTGACGCAATAACGACGCCCCCGACGAACGTCAGGATGAGCAGAATTGCTGCACCCGCCATGGCGTTCTCACCACGAAAGAACCCAACGGCCCCGCGTTCGGTATTTCCCGTCATGAACGTGACGAAGTAACCAGCGGTGTTGGTGAACGCGGCAGCGCCGACCAGACCTGCAAGTCCGGCCAGCACCCAGGACAGCCTGGCGTGGGAATTGAACACTTCGCGCATGCACTCCGACGATAGATAACGGCGGGCCCCGGCGCCCTATGGAATCCATCACGATCCGGGGTTTCGGTCCGTTTCGCCCACAGTTCGGTGCTTGCCACGCCGAGGCGTAGGTGACCGAATGAGACAGTCGCTTTGGGCCCCGGTGACCGAATGAGACAGTCGCACACTCAGAGTGACCGAATGAGACAGTCGGTCACACAGGAGACAACGAAAACCGGGGCAACGTTGGACGCGGCCCCGGCTTGTCGTCGGTCGGGCTAGCTCGACGCTGCTCGCTCCAGAGGGCTTGTTTCGACGACGTCTCCGGTGGATGCAATCTTGGGGATCCGCGTCGCCCGCGCGTAGACGGTTTCGCCCGGGGCGAGTTGCAGAGCTTCGCTGTCGCCGCGGGTGATCTGTGCAGCGAACTGTTCGCCGGTTGCGGTGTTCTTCAGTTCCACCTTGACCTCGAAACCGAGGTGCACGACGCGCTCCACGATTGCGCGCGTGACTCCAGCCGACTCTGCTGTACCGCTTGCCTGCGCTTGCGAGAGGGAGGGATCCCGGCCGACGCGGATGTCGTGCGGACGGACCAACTGACCATTCAGTCGCGCGACCTGCCCGAGGAACGACATGACGAAGTTGTTGTCCGGCCGATCGTACAAGTCCTCGGGGGTTCCGATCTGTTCGATCCTGCCCTTGTTCAGCACCGCAATGCGGTCCGCGACATCGAGTGCTTCTTCCTGGTCGTGGGTGACCAGGACCGTCGTGACGTGGACCTCGTCGTGAAGGCGTCGTAGCCATGTCCGTAGGTCCTCACGAACCTTGGCGTCCAATGCGCCGAACGGTTCGTCGAGCAGGAGTACCTGTGGATCGACAGCCAGCGCGCGGGCAAGAGCCATGCGCTGACGCTGTCCACCGGACAACTGCGCGGGAAAGCGAGTGTGAAATCCCGCGAGACCGACGATTTCGAGAAGCTCGTCCACCTTGCGCTTGATCTCGTCCTTGGGGCGCTTCCTGATCTTGAGCCCGAACGCGACGTTGTCTCGCACGCTGAGGTGTTTGAACGCCGCGTAGTGCTGGAACACGAACCCGATCTCGCGACGCTGAGGACTGATCCAGGTGACGTCCTGGCCTCCGAGAATCACCTGGCCGGAGTCCAACTGTTCCAGGCCGGCAATAGATCTGAGCAGTGTCGACTTGCCCGACCCGCTGGGCCCGAGCAGGGCGGTCAGCGAACCTTTCGGTATGTCGATGCTGACGTTGTCGAGCGCTGCGAAGTCACCGTAATGCTTGTTGGCACCGACAACGGAGATTTCGATCTCGTCGGATTTCTGTACGGTCATTACTTCGTCCTCTTCTTGTCGAGGGTCGTCATCAGGAGCAGGACGATGACGGCGATAGCCATGAGCAGAGTCGACGCGGCATATGCGCCCTGCTGGTTGAAGTCCTCGTAACGCGAGTTGACGAGAAGCGTCAAGGTTTGCGAAATGCCGGGAAGGTTCGTCGACACCATGATGACTGCACCGAACTCCCCGAGCGATCTCGCCACCGTCAGCACGATGCCGTACGTCAGTCCCCATCGGATCGCGGGAAGTGTGATTCGCCAGAACGTCTGCAGTGACGACGCACCGAGCGTGGAGGCCGCCTCTTCCTGTTCTTCACCGATCTCGTACAGGACCGGCTCGACTTCGCGAACCACGAACGGGAGGGTGACGAAAATTGTTGCTATCACCATGCCAGGCAGGGCGAAGATGATCTTGAATCCGAGACTTTCCACTCCCCCGAACCAACCGTTGGCACCCCACAGCAGAATCAGCGCGACACCCGTGACGATCGGTGACACAGCGAACGGCAAATCGACGATGGCTTCGACGATTCCCTTGCCGCGGAATCGTCCTCGGACCAGAGCGAGCGCAGTGATCACACCGAAGACGACGTTGATCGGCACGACTATAGCCACGATCAACAGCGACAACTGAAGCGCAGATTGCGAAGCGGGTGTCGTGATCAGACCCCAGAACGCGGCGAACCCGTCCTCGAACGTGCGATAGAGGATGGCGCCGAGAGGAAACAGAACAAGCGCGGCGAGGTAGAGCAATGCCACCGTGCGAAGCGAGATCTTGACCGGCAGTCCGATCTTCATCGAGTTTGCTCCTCACGTCGCGCCAAACGGTTGCCGATGATGCGCAGGACGAACAGGACGACGAAGGCCAGTGCCAACAACACCACCGAGATCGCGGCGGCGTCCACGGGCTGATCGTATTCGATCAGTTCACGGATGTACTGCGACGCAATCTGAGTCTCACCCGGGATGTTGCCCCCGATGAGCACAACGGACCCGAATTCGCCGATTGCGCGCGCAAACGCCAGACCGGTACCGCTGAGAACCGATGGAAGCAGGACGGGCAGCACGATCGAACGAAATATCGTCCAATTGTTGGCCCCGAGCGATGCGGCTGCTTCCTCCACCTCGTTGTCGAGTTCGATCAGCACCGGCTGCACGGCGCGCACGACAAATGGAAGTGTGACGAACAACAGGGCCACCACGACGGCAGGCTTGGTGGCGTTGAACACCAGACCGACAGGGCTCGCGGGGCCGTACAACGACAGCAGCACGAGACTGGCAACAATGGTCGGCAGGGCGAACGGAAGATCGATCAACGCGTTGACGAACCGCTTGCCGGGGAACTCGTCACGAACGAGCACCCATGCGATCAGCGTTCCGAACACGAGGTTCACGAGGGCAGCAGCCGCCGACACCTCGAGCGTCACCTTGAACGTGGCCACGGCCCGAGGCGCAGTGACCGCGTCCCAGAAACCGACGATGCCGTCGTCGAAGGATTTGACGGTCAGAGCAGCGAGCGGCAGCAACACGATTACGCTGAGCCACAACATCGCCACGCCGAGCCCGAACGGACCGACCGATCCGGACCCGCGGAACTTCTTCCCCTTGCGAGGAGAGGGCCGCAGGCCCGGACCACCGGGTGTGGAAGCTACGGAACGACCCGGACTGTCGGGGTCGAGACTGGTCGAGGACATGGTGTGCTACTTGGTGTTTTCTTTGTAAATCGTCGTGATCGCACCGGTGTCACCGAACAGTTCGGCGTCGACTGCATCCCAGCCACCGAGCTCGTCGATCGTGTGCAGGCTCGACGGGGTGAAGAACTTGTCGGAGAACTCAGCGGCGATCTCCGGGTTGGTCGGACGGAAACCGGCCTCGGCCCACACCCGCTGCCCCTCGTCGGTGTAG from Rhodococcus sp. P1Y includes these protein-coding regions:
- the cysD gene encoding sulfate adenylyltransferase subunit CysD, with product MTSTSTVLSERTTIDSDRFDTLDALESEAIHIFREVAGEFERPVILFSGGKDSTVLLHLAIKAFWPAPLPFTLLHVDTGHNLQEVLDFRDYVVAKYNLRLHVASVEDYIADGRLTERPDGIRNPLQTVPLLDSISENRFDAIFGGARRDEERARAKERIFSLRNAFGQWDPKKQRPELWNLYNGKHSPGEQVRVFPLSNFTELDIWRYIARENVELASIYYAHQRPVYQRDGMWMTPGVWGGPTESEELQTLSVRYRTVGDGSTTGAVLSDAADNEAILAEVAASRLTERGATRGDDRVSEAAMEDRKREGYF
- a CDS encoding sulfate adenylyltransferase subunit 1 codes for the protein MGSQLLRLATAGSVDDGKSTLVGRLLYDTKSVLADQIDAVTRASVDRGLSTPDLSLLVDGLRAEREQGITIDVAYRYFATPARSFVLADTPGHVQYTRNTVSGASTAQLVILLVDARKGVITQTRRHAAVLALLGVPKLVLAVNKIDLVPDPAQVFADISAEFNSLTSSLGWATEDVTEIPVSALHGDNVAVRSTNTPYYDGPTLIEHLESVPVDAEPHRVGLRFPVQYVIRPRTAEFPDYRGYAGQVAAGTVSPGDEVLVLPSGTRTTVERIDTADGVLATANAGRSVTLILADDVDVSRGDTIVSPQDAPEPIGEFDATVCWLAEKPLRAGARLLLKHGTRTTQAIVGTLVEKFDEQNLTADPSPESLELNDIGRISVRVAEPIVADDYAVNRHTGSFLLIDPAGGNTLAAGLVGDALSAVELGTAAPAVV
- a CDS encoding sirohydrochlorin chelatase — its product is MNTLIAVGHGSRDPRSERTVAAVVRQVRRRRPDLDVRVAFLDLTSPSVDEVLNEVASEGIRSAVLVPLLLGNAFHARVDLPALLDAARARHPHLVLVQAEVLGDDPRLIAAVRARIVQSGVDIADAGVGVLLTAVGSSHAPANQRTRALAERLLSGTAWTTAVTCFATARDPQPAEALARIEAAGADRIVVAPWFLAPGLLTDRVFDIVDELMPSAVRAGVLGDHPLVADVVSSRYETAALTVSTRITA
- a CDS encoding YoaK family protein translates to MREVFNSHARLSWVLAGLAGLVGAAAFTNTAGYFVTFMTGNTERGAVGFFRGENAMAGAAILLILTFVGGVVIASLCRRHLWKDHPHGATVLTTIALAIASVVDVILSGWSAPQVQFVPILFISFAMGALNTSFVKNGEVSIPLSYVTGTLVKMGQGIERHISGGSAKDWLEYFLLYAGFTLGAVIGGVMSVFITGPQVLIAATVVCLVTTLYTYQRTVEDSSILG
- a CDS encoding sulfate/molybdate ABC transporter ATP-binding protein, with the translated sequence MTVQKSDEIEISVVGANKHYGDFAALDNVSIDIPKGSLTALLGPSGSGKSTLLRSIAGLEQLDSGQVILGGQDVTWISPQRREIGFVFQHYAAFKHLSVRDNVAFGLKIRKRPKDEIKRKVDELLEIVGLAGFHTRFPAQLSGGQRQRMALARALAVDPQVLLLDEPFGALDAKVREDLRTWLRRLHDEVHVTTVLVTHDQEEALDVADRIAVLNKGRIEQIGTPEDLYDRPDNNFVMSFLGQVARLNGQLVRPHDIRVGRDPSLSQAQASGTAESAGVTRAIVERVVHLGFEVKVELKNTATGEQFAAQITRGDSEALQLAPGETVYARATRIPKIASTGDVVETSPLERAASS
- the cysW gene encoding sulfate ABC transporter permease subunit CysW, yielding MKIGLPVKISLRTVALLYLAALVLFPLGAILYRTFEDGFAAFWGLITTPASQSALQLSLLIVAIVVPINVVFGVITALALVRGRFRGKGIVEAIVDLPFAVSPIVTGVALILLWGANGWFGGVESLGFKIIFALPGMVIATIFVTLPFVVREVEPVLYEIGEEQEEAASTLGASSLQTFWRITLPAIRWGLTYGIVLTVARSLGEFGAVIMVSTNLPGISQTLTLLVNSRYEDFNQQGAYAASTLLMAIAVIVLLLMTTLDKKRTK
- the cysT gene encoding sulfate ABC transporter permease subunit CysT encodes the protein MSSTSLDPDSPGRSVASTPGGPGLRPSPRKGKKFRGSGSVGPFGLGVAMLWLSVIVLLPLAALTVKSFDDGIVGFWDAVTAPRAVATFKVTLEVSAAAALVNLVFGTLIAWVLVRDEFPGKRFVNALIDLPFALPTIVASLVLLSLYGPASPVGLVFNATKPAVVVALLFVTLPFVVRAVQPVLIELDNEVEEAAASLGANNWTIFRSIVLPVLLPSVLSGTGLAFARAIGEFGSVVLIGGNIPGETQIASQYIRELIEYDQPVDAAAISVVLLALAFVVLFVLRIIGNRLARREEQTR